CAGGTGGAACGAGACGTTCGTCTATCACGGGATCAGAAGGTCGGAGTTGAGGCAAAGGGCGCTGGAGATCACCGTCTGGGATTACGGGGAGTACGATACGAACGATTTCCTCGGCGAGGTTGTCCTGGAGCTGGCTACGACCTGCCTCGACGACGAGCCCGAATGGCACCAGCTGACAGGCCACGGGGAATACCATCACATTGGGTATGTGGAATCATCTACGGTAGACACTTAGGATGTTTCACTATTTCATGCCTCCTGAGATGAGACGCAATCGCTAAAACGCATTCGTTCGCTTGTTGCAATGAGAGACTAGGAGTGATTCCTTAGAGATTGGTGACTGACGAATACTCATTGCGCTTCTTAGTCGCTGAATGCAAACAACGAGTACCCGagtcttctagtgcttctgagaaAGGCTAGGGCTGCTGTAGGCGCGCAGCCACCCTTGTTTTCTTGTTGTTGTCCCGAGTGCTTAGGCTCGGGGAGAAGGAATCCGTCGACGGTCACGTGCGTTAGCCTAACCAACGATACGGGCGTAGACACGGGGCGCGTAGTGGCGGTTGTTCGCGTGTAAATAGCAAAACGAAAGCAAAAATAAGGGGGAAACGAAAGAATCCGTACTGTGATATCCGATTGGCGTacgcgtacacgcgcgcgcacacgcacaTTATATGTACATACGTAGGTAAGCGCGTATCGCGTCGATCAGCGAATCCGTTCGGCTGATTCTTTTTCACCTAGCGCTAGCGAGAAGAGCGTAGCGTGAGATCTAAATTTCGCGTTGCACAGATACTATCAGGAGCCCGATGACATGGTGATAACACCGGTGGACTGCCATCTCAGTCCACCGCCGACGACGTCGCGGCTGAGCGACTCTGACACTTCCGAATGCGATATCACGGACTGCGACGTCTCCAGGGAGCAAAGGAGAACAGCTGACGGTGCCAGTATAAGcagtatcggcagttcctccaGGTAAGAGCCATCCATCGAAAATCTCTCTACGGTCGCGCGTACCCGTGAGCTCCGCTCTCCCGCACCGGCGACACGACGCAACCCCTCCGCGCGCTCGATACGGTATTACGATCCCTATTGAAACCGGAAGGGGAGAGAAGAGCCGTGCTAGTTTCACGGCCGCAAAAACCGGCGGCCATGTTCCGATCGAGCGGAAACCGAGCCAGGAAACGTCGAGCCGGTGACGAGAAACGTTTAAACGAACGACAATACCCCGGAGGCTCGAGCCGTCGCTTACCAATCGCCGACGGACACGTCGTGGGACCGGAAACCGCGGATCCACATGGACCTCGTATATCGTAAGACGCAGACGGACACGTTTGGGACCGCCTCGTCTAACACGTTTCACTTTCTCCGAGGAGAGGGCTCGTTTAGTCGCATCTAcgcgtatatgtatatacatatatatacgtagAGACACCGCTACCACGTTTGCATGTAGATTATACGTAGAACACGCTTACGTATGGCTCTCTGTCGAGCGTTTCGTTCCGAAGTCAGAACGGACGGAAGTCGTCTTTTTAGCGGGGATTGTTTTCAGCGAGTGAAGACGACGGTGCTCGTCGCGAACCATGGAGAATGGGATGCGCAGGCAGGAACAGGACGACGACAGGATAAAGACGTGGGGGTGGTTTCGGAGCTCGTGCTCGATAGCGTGTCTCGCGTGTCCGACGCGAGCCGAGGAGGACACCCGCGAGATTAACGCGCGGCGGTGGCCCCGCGAATCGATCCAGGCGGGGGCCGTCCCACCGATGGGCGGCGGATAATTTGTCGGCGAGAGAGGAGCGGTCTGGAGCTGTGTCGTGCAAGGTTCCGCGCCGCTGAACCGGTGCATTTCGTCAGGAATTAATGGTACTTAACGGGAGCGGCGTGCTCGTGTCCTTGGCCAACGGGAATCGCGTAACTAATCTGCCTTAAGATCCCGTTTACAGGTCTCGTAACCGGCGCCGTAACTGTCCTCGTAATGGTTACTCCCTCGGTGGCGTGCGACGCGCACTTAATCGTCAATAACACGAGCCGGTGTCGTTGCTCGAGATTAGCCGGCCGTTCGAGCGTTCCGCGTCATGCGTCTTTTACCGCATCGTTGCGCTTCTTCCGGTCCCTCCAGGAGGGAACGTTCCTCGATTGCTCCAAAGTGCACACCGTAAAGTCATCGAATAAACTAATACGATACACGTGTCAACGGCAGACGTATTGAAATCAATCAGCAGCGTACGTCTCGCGTACTCCTGTCTTCTTCTGCTTCTCAGCCGCTCGCGAGTTACGCGTCGTGGTCGACTTCAGCCAGGTGGAAGCTTCGCAGTTGACGATCTCAAGAAAAATGATTACGGGGCGGAGTGTTTTTTTCGGTAACTCGCGTGAAACGGCGTCCTCGTGACGTAAAGCCGTCGATCACGACTGTCGAAAGATAGACGGAGACAATGCCAGGTGGCGGCGAGGGGGTGTGAATACGGGCGCAAGGAGGGAGTGGGTGGCGGGAACGGGACAGAGaattagagaaagagagacagagagaggagagaggccGAGAGCCAAGTTATAAAACTGGGCAACAAGCCAATTGACATGCCAGTTGGCCTGCAACCACCGCTGGCTGCGGAAGCCAGCCTCTAAGCCTCGTATCCATATTAATATTCCAACGATGACGTCCGATCGTTATTTGTGAGTGCAAAGTGCTTACCCATCGGGCCTTTCGATCCTTTATTTTTCTCGGCGAAAAACAAGGCGGGAAAAATAGGGGGGGATGCTTGTTGGCCGGTGAAAATAGACGGAACGAAGATACGGACTACGGCAAAGTGACGGGGGGTTGAACGAAAGGGGTGGAACGGAAAAACAAAGAGGAAACGAATCGAAGCCTACGGCTACGGACAGTGGTAACCGCGGCGAACGGCATGTCTAAACAAATGCACTTTGAACGAGTCGTTTAATAAAGTTTTTTGCCGTTTGCGCAGAGGGTCGCAATTCGTGCAATTTCCTCGAATTTCGTGGCCACCGGCGACTTTCGAATTCAGTGGATCGCGAGGGTAATCGGTCGTGGCCTGTGACGAGTTAATCGGTTGTCTTTTTAATCCTCGAGGATCGCAGGTTCTTACGGTCGCAAATAGTGTATATACCAGTCAaccatttctctctctctctccctcttcctctttctctctaacAACGAATGTCTGAAACAAGGTGCACGGTAAAAGTATGTGTGTTGTACGaaggaagaggaaaagaaaatgATGGAGTGTGCTCAGTGCGCGGGTAATTATAGAATCGTTGGTGCAGTTTGGATTGCTCGGTGGCCTTAATTCGAAGGCCGCTCAAAGAACTCCGGAAGATTGAAGATTCACGAGGTTACCACTTGGCCGTGCCGATGGAATGTCGAAGACGGGTGGAATCCGTTTCGCCTCGAGACCCGCCACTTTGTCCCGCCGCCTGTCTGTCTCTCGGTTACCATTTCCAGCTCTAATTGGTCGGACCTTTGTAAATTTATTCCGCGGATGACGCTCGGAATGCCGCGTCCCTCGAGAGCGTTCTCGATCGTCCGCGTCTGTACCCGCCGGGCGGACAGTAATGCGATCGCCGTACGGAAAGCACGATCCGCACCACCtcggctcgctcgctcgctcgctcgctcgctttcGTTTTGTAATCAATCCCCTTATCTGTCTGGAACCCTCTCCCACGATTCGAGAGTGCTCGAATAATAATAGCGGGGAAGTTTCCCGGGGACTCGTTGAAAATTGCACGGCACAGCGTCGGAATCCTGGTTAGGGAAGTTGTCTTCGTAGCAGTTCTCGGCTCGCGAAACTTTCAGACTGTTCAATTTTTCATCGCGCAGACGGGGATCGGTTTCCGCGACGCCTCGAGGTCGGCCAGGAATCTGTAGAAACGAATCGGAACGGCGCGTGCTTCATTAATCCAGACTGGCCTTAATCTCGATGCGTCGCTgaccaatttttttttttttttctttccgtgATCGTCACGCTCCAGTTCGGTCGACGGTGAAAGCGATCGCGTGCGCGGAAAACGCGCCGCGGGACGAATAATTGAAACATCCGGGCGACACCGGGGTGAATCGGTCGGCGCGCGGTGTGCAGATATTTAATAACCTTCAATATCGCCTAACAGGATTGTCCGAAAGGGTTTCACCGGTGGTTACATTAATAAATCCACCGAGTCGGCGGCCGCGACGTGTCGCACGATCAGATTACTCTCTCTTCTTTCACCGCTACGTTCTTTCAGCCCCTTATCGAGGGCACGTGTATCTTCTCCAACTTTCGCGCTGCCTCTCGCGAATCAAAGACACACCCACGCGGGGCGAAGCTTGTTTCTCGCCCTTTAAAAACGCGATCGACGATCCCAGCTCTGTTGATCGGAAGTAACGATAGATTGATAACTCCTCGCGGCTGGCGATAGCCAGCCCATTTGGTCGATTGATTTCCCTTGTTATTTACCTTTGTTCTGTTCTTTGCTTTTTAGGTTTCATAATATGCCGTCGAATTATAAGCGGTACGGCATTACAAGTTATTActtcttctctctctcacacatgAATCACGCAGATCACGCAACGTTCTCTTGCATCCTCACCGTTACGTCGACCAGCGTACCCCTTCGCGTAGATCGGCTCCTCTCGCAGGGTGTAACCGAGCGTAGGCACCTGTTCTTGCATAGAGAGTACGAAGGGGCGCATTTCGACGCGATCCCCCGAGCGATTGCGAAAACACGGAAATAGTAATAGCGAGAAGAATGAGCCGTGTCAAAGAGGCTAGAGCGCGTATCGCCAGACGTATTCCCACCTTTCCTCGAACACGGCGACGATTAACGACTTGCTTGAGTTTCGCGTCATTATCGACGAGAAACGACGCGAACGAACACCCACGATGCAAAATCATAGGAACGCGTCACCGTGCATCGACAACAGGAGGGTTGAAGAGATCGTTCCACGGCTCTGATTCGTCTCAGCGTCGTGATCAGACGAGTTTAATCCTTGGCCAGGTCGTCTCGTTATCGTCGACTAACCTTGTactaaaataatattcatcccaGGGCCTCTCTATCTATCCGGTGGAAATTCACGTGGGAATACGGTGGGGCTCGTTAAAACTACCGTAACCAATGACGCGTCTTCCAGACGTATTCGAGTTGCTCCCTTGCGTGTCGAGCTTCCATATAAAGCGACCGCAACGGCTTCGACTTTCCGTATTAGTCGCGGAGTCCGTACCGGAGACTGCCTCTCCCGGCGCACCCTCTTCGCGTTCCTCTGCTCGCACGTGGACCGTGCGGATCAGAAGAACGAGAGAATCGCACAGACCTCTCGAGCCGTTATTTCGCCCGCGTAGGAACCGTTTACGGTTCGTTTCTCGTCGAACGCCATCGCGTTTTCGCgatgagagagaaaaaaaaaaaaaaaaaaacaaaagactAGACTGCGAACGATGATAAAGTAAACGTAGAAAGAGTCGAGGCGAGCGCAAGGACCGATAGTTTGGCGCTGAGATTCAGTAGGTCACCGATCATGTAGGCACACGTAGGCGTCATCATATGTCATCGCTTCTTGCATCTCCCACGTTTTACGAGACTTTAGATTGCGCGAGGACATGGCTTTTAGTTACTTGCTTAGTGCAATACGCGATGCATCGGCCGGGGTGGCTCCGTTCCCTTCCTCCGCCCCTCTCGCTCCTTCCGTTCTACCCGTTCCCTCGCCTCCCACGAAAGCTTTCTAACCGTGGAAATTTGTTGGGCAACGTCCAGTTCAACGGGGACGTACCGCGACGCTTATTGGCGGCGCCCGTTGCCaggaaccggaacgatgactgTCAGTACCATCGTAACTCGTGGCGATTCGCGCGCGATCAATCTCCCGGACACGGTTCTGTATACGCATTTGGCTCCGCTGATCGGCCGCGGGACCATTGTTTACAGCAGCCAAGCCAGCCTTTCTTTAGCGAACAGCTTCTTGGCAACGGATACCGTGCGGTCCTTCCATACGCGGAGGACACCGCGGAGGAGACGGTTCGACCGCTGTCCGGCTTCGTTGGCAAGTAACTCGCGAGAGAGAACTACCCCGCGCGTGGATCGCGACGACATGCAGTGGCACGTTGCAGCAGATCGACCGATTCGCGAGCTGCTCCGCGTCCATGGGACGAGGTAACTCGCATTAGCATCTTGGATAGTGATTCGTTCCGGTGTTACGTTCGCGGTGAATTCGGTGAAGCAAGCATTTGACGCGTCGTCCGATCGATCGATTCTAATGCGAACGTTAAAAATGGGAGGGTGGGTGCGATCGTAGTAGCAACGAGAGGGAACAGTTGGTCTCTCGCGCTGTGTCCATCGTTTCTCGCGGCACCGGTGGTCGCGTAAATATTTGAGAAGGACGAGATTCGCCTAGCGGTCTTCCCCTTGGGAAACTTTGACTATCGATCACCGGATGGATCGCTTTTATCCCGGATCCGGAGACACACCATCTTCCGTCCGTTATTGTTTCTGCCACGTAGTAGAGTGTACTCGCATCCTGTGTTTTGGTTTGTCCGCTTAAACCGACGTTACGTTCGTTGTGTCTGACCGTCGGAAGTTACCGCCAGAAGCCACACGCGCAGCGTAGATAATGCATATTTGATACACGTACACGTATACGCGTGCAGGCGTATAGGTGTATGTAGAGCAACGCCAATGAGAACCAGCCTGGCCGCATGCACTCTGTAATCTAGCGCGAGATCACAGCACTCGCCTTTACCCCTCCGCCTATAAATAAAGTACCTATGCAAGCGTGACACGACGATCACTAATTGGCGAAAAAAATGAACGCATGCCGGAGCAGCCACTATTCCAGCCCCCCGCCGGAAAGGGAGCTGTGCGTCGACGGGGAGCATCGAAGTCGAAGGGACATGTCGCCGCAGGGGCGTAAACGGGCCGCCCTCATGATACGGGATCAGCCGGCGTCTATTTCTGGTTACCAGACCTATCGCAAGGTGAGTAGCTGCGTCATTTTCACCGGTTTCCATCCTACGCCCACGGTAGGCGTGTTTTCTTTCCGTGAATTTAACGATCGTTCGGCCATAGATTTCACCTCTGTCGGAGCGTCTTCCGTCGAGCACACCGGCAGAGGCGCGTACGTGTTCAAGTCGAATCGACTCCACCGTCTATTCTCGTACGACTATTCGGACGCGTTCGCGTGCATGGATCATCGATTAGTTTTTACGCCACATCGCGCGGCGTTAGTTTCAAAATCCTCTCTAATCCCCAGGACGATATTCACGGGATGATGGGCCACAGATCGCACAGCGCAGCGCCCATGGACTCGCCTAGCCTCCGGTACCGTGGACGGTCTCAAAGCCCCACCGGTCATCGCTCTCTGTCTCCGCCCGAACACAGATCCATGCCCTACTCGCACGGCTACGTTCCACCCAGGTACCAACTACTTAACGATTATCATCGAACGACGAGCCTACGCGCGGCTAACGGAACCACGAGAATTTCCATGGAACGCGATCGTTCGCTTGCGTTACAGGTTCAGCTCGAGATCGGCCACAGCCACGCCCACCGGTAGTCCCAAGAAGAGACAGCTACCTCTGATCCCGATGGCTCTCAAGGAAAGGGCCGTGCAGGACCTCGAGGAGCGAGCTAGATTCATGAGACACCGCACTAGGCAGGTGCACTCCACGTACACGAGTTCCGGCATGGGAGGTGggtttaatttctatttttacgTACCGGCTGGATTGTTAATTCGAAACTTTTGGAATGCGCGATATGAGAGCGGGTGATGAAAGTTCGCGAGGGAATCCGCGCGACCTAATTGACCCTGTTCCCGACATTTTCGACGGAACTTTGCAATGGGATATTATTAAAGGGCGGATATAACATTTCGTATCGCGGGACATATAAAATTGGCCACGATTTAGGGAACGATATTGCGAGGAGTACACCGTTCTGCTCTGCGAATCTTTGAAGTGGCGTCTCTTCGCGGTGATGAAAGAGACGTACCTCGAGAGACGATGCACCTTCAAAGGAGGCGATTTCCATTTTTCAGGTTGGGAAAGACACTACAGCGGGCTGTCGGACTCGGATCTGCCCTCGATAGATCAGGATCCGTTATCTTTGCCGCACACTTACCGAATGCACAGACCGCGAAGGGGACACTTGAGTCCCGACAAAGACGTACTTGGAGATCTCGGTGACTCCGATATGGAGAGTATAGCCTCCGTGACGAGCAGTGCCTTCAGTACGCAATCGGAACGACCACGTGCCTCCAGGGGACTAATGTGAGTATAGTTCGATGCCATTCTTTACTCTTAACTATTCGAGTCGATGACCTTGCATTTCAAAGTCAGTGTACAAAGCAAAACGAGTTCCATAGAGAAGAAAGTATCCCTTTAGAGGAGACAGCCATCCATTGTACCATTTTTTACGTGACACTCGGGCGAATCGTGTCCTCCACCCGTGCGCCTCTACGTCCCAACGTTTCTGTTCTCCGTTTCCCACCGATTTTCTACTCATTTCATAGTTCATCCACGCAACTCTAGCTTGAGCCTCCACTCTCGTTGCCAAGTAAAAAAATTGTCGTTACGCTCGTCGATGGACCATGTACACCGCGCGCAGAATGGAACATTTGATGGCTTACCTTCTCATCGACGATAATCCCTGAATTAAATGGACATTGCCGAATGAAATGACACCCCGTAGCTGCACTGTCTCATCTCCCCCCCGCCTGCTTGTTAGGTCCCCCAAAAACATACATCCTCCCGCGCTCTCTTTCGaggaactctctctctctctctctctctacctacGTTCTAGTTGGCTAGACTGCACCTCCTATGCACCGTGTCAATGTCCATTTAATATTGTCCCATTCTAATAAAGCAGGGATTAGTGCGTGGCGTTGGTCGAACGGCTAGGTCTACCTACGTTTAAACACGTCACAAATTACATATATGTACGTTGTGTGTGTATAAATCACGAAGAGACTAATCAATCGTCGCACGTCCAACCtgcatttatatatgtatatatatttgttCGGCGAGTGACAAATGcaacaaaattctctctctgtaCCGTTTCTAATCTCTCGTTacaaaaaaaaatgcaaatgaatAAGAAACGTgaacgaaagaaagaaaaaaactcAGAAACGAAACCGGCCAAAAACCATGTATAAAGTATACCGAGAATACGAGACGTAGAAGAAATAGAAGGAAGAAGAGAAATAAAcgcgttcgatcgatcgcgaacgtgcGAGTAGAGTCTTTGTTTGTTCTTTGATAAATGTctaatgaaaagaaaaaaaaaataaatatgaaGAATGGGCTAAAAAGAAATCGTTAATCTAACCGCAGATGCGCTAAAACTCTATATGAAAAACATTGTTTGCAGACCGACAGTTAAAAACGTTTTAATACCCGGTGTCATATCCCCTATGCCCCTGCCCCCTAGGCGCAATAGGCGCAGGCACAGACTTAGGGTACCCTGCAGCGAATGTCACTGTCCGAACAACAATCCCACCAAGCCCAGGAGCAACAACCCCAGCAAGCACAATCCCACCCCGCATCCCCTCGTACGGAGCAAGTCCGCAGTGGTGCGCTCGTTGTACAGAAAGATGCGTACGCCGTTCACGAGGTCGCAGACCGTCGACGAGAACATGCTGAGATATTACAGCCCGGAGACCAGCGAGTACAGCGTCTCCGAGGGGTACATACTCAAGCCAGAGGAGCTAACCGGTAGCTCCAAGAAACGTATACCGGAGATATACGTCGAGGATTGCCTTCAGGTCGACTTCAACGATCGTCTCATCGAGAAGTTTCGCGACAGGTACACATCGCCCTACATGCTGGACCCGTTAACGCGTAGACGGTCCCGTAGCTGGCAGGACCGTGCCGGCAGAACCGCGAAATCTAGACACCACTTGTTCTCGAGAGGCCTGCACGACGTTACGGACGATCACGGGATCATTAGGAACCTAGACGTTAGCTTGCGACCGCGTAGATCTTTTTTATACACGAAGGCTAGGAGCTTCGACTACGACGTGCTGCACGACCACTACGCCGACCGTTTCGGTATCGGAGTACGCGCGGGCACGCTCTCCCGTAGAGCAAAGAGTTTCGAGTACGATACCATATCCAGCAACATATTCAGCGACGACAGCCTGAGAACGGCTCGTAGAAAGCTGAAGAAGAACATGGCCATCAACGACGCCGGCTACGGCGACAAGATACCGGCGTTGGGCGATCAGAGTAAATCGTACTTCGACTCGAACGGCGACGACAAGGTGCCCAAGATTCTGCTCGACCGTGAGAAGAATTACGACTACATGATCAAGCAGGATCACAAGCCGTTCTACGGGTACGATTCCGAGTTCAGCTGCGGCGAAACCGAGATCTATATGCCGCGTTTCGATAAACGGAACATCGATACGTTGGACCTAGCGAGCAAGGGTTACCACTCGTACGAGCTGTCCGAGGAGAATTCCTTCAGCAGCGACGATCAGGTCGGCCTGCGGAACGTCCTTGGCCGCGAGGACCCCACGAAACGGAAGTACAGGGACTCGACGTTTCAGGAGCACGACTCTCTGTTCGCCAGAGACATATCGGAGAAACGAACGAAGAACCTCGACAGCGATATCTGCGAGGCGACTAACGAGCACATTTACTGCAGCATCGACGAGGCGCTGTCCGCGGAGGCTTACGCCCGGGACAGAGGCGCCGTGTCCGATTTAGAGCAGTACGACAATCAAAGGATAGCGGGTCGTTCGCGCAGGCGAACGAAGAGCAGCGACTCCTACTTGGAGAACGGCTACGACGACGGTTACGACTGGAACGTCGAGTACGACGAGGGGTTCGTCGACAGAGGAAGAATGGACGATTACGATGAACGGGTGTACGACTACGAGGATCGAAACGTTCCAAGAGCCGACGCGAGGATGTACGAGGATTATTACGACAGAAGGGAGAGCGCCGGTCGGAGTGGCAGACGGAAGAAAAGATCGTCGCAGTACGTCGAGAGCGAGTACATATCCGACGGTTACCGCGATTATCGTTCCGCGGAGGAGTACGATTACCAAACGCACAGTGGTCCAGAGTGTGGTCGAGCGGACGTGTACCTGGACAACACGATACCACGAAGGAGACGAAGGAGAAGCAGCAGGAGGGGCAGCAGGGACGTCGGTACGGCCGTCTACGAGAACCTGCCACCGTACCGCGACACCCTCACGTCCGTCAGGAACACCCTCACCGTTCCAACGTTCTCCGAAAGCAAACGATTGATGCTGCATCGAGCAGAGTCGACGCCGATTCTACGCTCCGACGAGGAGCTGAGCTCCTCGGATAGAGCGGAACGGGCTAAACGGCTGTCGCGCCGGAAACGGAACAGCAGCTGCCCCGAGGCGAGGGAGCTCCGTTACTATGACCCGACGCGAAGAAAAGACGAAGAGAGAAGTACGAACTTCATACTTGACTCGGACGAGGATTTCGGCTCGATGGAGACGGTCGTGTGCGCGGACTGCTTTCGTCAGAAGAACGCGGCGATGGTTAGCGAGGGTAGCAGTAGACCCGTTTACTACGGGACCGAGCAGATTCGCGAGGGTTACGCGGAGCCAAGGTACGAGTACGAGGACGCGCAGGCACGTGATTATCCGGAACCATGCGAACTGGTTAGGTCGGGATCGTTACGTTCGTCGCAGGCGTATCGCGGTAGGCGTAAGAGTAGCTGTCCCGAGTGTCGCGAGTTAGCGATGTCCTCCGAGTTAGGTAGGTCCGGGTCGTTCTCGCGTAAGAGCGACGAGAGGAGGCCGTCGTTAGAGTCGAAGTATAGGTACCGTAGGCGAAACAGCAGTTGCCCGGAGGCTAGGGACCTCGAGCTGCTCGAGAAGAGGCAGCAGCAGCAACGCCAGCAACAAGCCCAGCAGCACCCGagtcaacaacagcagcagggtAGTAAGAGGAACGTAGCGATCAGCGACACCCTCGAGTACTACGAGTACTCGATGGAGAGCGAGAGCCAGTGCAGCGAGAACTGCGGATTTGGCCCGTGCGATCCGCGTAGGCCCCGTAACCGAGCACCCCACCCCGGTAACGCTAATTCAAGTCTCTTTGATTCCCAAACCGCTACCTCCGACACTGCTAAAAACTACCACCCACGGGCCGTCGATCACCACGAAACCTCACGAAACACGAAAACGTCGCCGCGCGGCTACGCCGACGAAACCGCCGTTGCCACGACCTCCCCGACGTCGTCCACCCGGCGGCGTTCGCGGAAAAAAACCGCCGCCGTCGATGAACCACGCGACGACGACGCGCGGGATCGCCGATCCTCCTCCATGCCCGAAAGCAGCGAGTACACCGGCCAGTCGAGCTCCTACGAAAAGACGTCCAGGAGCCAGCCGGACGATAACGAGCACGACGACCATAAGAGGGGTCAGTTCACCAGGAGTCTCAGCAACACCGACGCGCCACAGGACGACAAAGTTGGTGAGTGGACGTTTGCGTTACAATTGTGTATCGATGTCGCAATTCTAGTCTATCTTTTTCTCTCGCCCAACTGTTGTCGCGTTCACGTAATTCTCGTTCGTCAGATGGCAGTTTGAGCGACACGGCGATCGGCTTGAACGTCGAGGACTCCGCGAGAAGGGGTCGCAAGAGCTCGCCCGGCAGTAAAAGCGGAAGCGGAAGCAGCAGCGGCGGCGGTAGCGCAGTGCAGTACCAGTCGGGCCTCGGGAAGAAGAGTAGCAGCACCAGCCAGCTGTCCGCCACAGGTAACACATCGTCACACTAGTCGTTTTTGCTGATTCCACGTCTCGAACGTTGCGTGCGCGCGATGCATTGTTACTTTGCCCGGTAAATACCGATGCATTTCAAGAGCGGTCACGTGAAAGCGATTCGATTACGCGCCATACCTATTCTAACGCGATTACTAGTCTATCTTCTCTGTCTACTTCTTTCTATCTTGGCATCTTAATCTATATAGTCTGTCTCTTTGTAATAT
This sequence is a window from Xylocopa sonorina isolate GNS202 chromosome 6, iyXylSono1_principal, whole genome shotgun sequence. Protein-coding genes within it:
- the Rim gene encoding rab3 interacting molecule isoform X13; the protein is MTKAGLSAGENAMMLRGMQDMQVGGPPGLVDQTQDKRPKLERARSAAEKENLPLLLRSGSLLRRQYSQQEQGPGRRLSTSDSGVDMSVPPHWRNLPTPHVAAAYHQTQQPPRHPDAYAEDDPNLYRGEIDGLMKQQNYQRQRPIYPDQNTDLAMTYGQPTVEAGPPRSVVHPPQQHSVHQTQSAHPQQPVAGQGGLQQQRSFSSSEEDRSTPECASDEPDECEKGKGYYHHTGGPTSMSGGGRRQNGPQNGHHNTAAMTIEYNGHHPPREPRKEESTLVRRSFRRSADEWRADSRRFTERRGKKTVRFDGGTNVGGPQEDWSWEADRQGSQDSATKDSGIDTSSTFTSSEDSNRGDLPKHPLSWQVSRDGQKIIGHMVLRKQTGTGSSSSILGLKVVGGKLLEDGSMGAVIEKVKKGSTADIEGQLRPGDEVIKWNGRSLQGKAFREVYDIIAESRQDSEVELLVSRNLSPTTGPATMPAGPTPTTPMASRRIAAQTQWRQKHPETISGPQQPHHKGLKKCILWELYDARREKPSVLVTSPGSPDLHAQGRARHLRHTSGNANVGGSLQVKLSFDPMALRLIVMLICATELTPRSNGQPRNPYAKIFLLPDKSEKSKKRTKTLANTNDPRWNETFVYHGIRRSELRQRALEITVWDYGEYDTNDFLGEVVLELATTCLDDEPEWHQLTGHGEYHHIGYYQEPDDMVITPVDCHLSPPPTTSRLSDSDTSECDITDCDVSREQRRTADGASISSIGSSSRFHNMPSNYKRHYSSPPPERELCVDGEHRSRRDMSPQGRKRAALMIRDQPASISGYQTYRKDDIHGMMGHRSHSAAPMDSPSLRYRGRSQSPTGHRSLSPPEHRSMPYSHGYVPPRFSSRSATATPTGSPKKRQLPLIPMALKERAVQDLEERARFMRHRTRQVHSTYTSSGMGGWERHYSGLSDSDLPSIDQDPLSLPHTYRMHRPRRGHLSPDKDVLGDLGDSDMESIASVTSSAFSTQSERPRASRGLIPTVKNVLIPGVISPMPLPPRRNRRRHRLRVPCSECHCPNNNPTKPRSNNPSKHNPTPHPLVRSKSAVVRSLYRKMRTPFTRSQTVDENMLRYYSPETSEYSVSEGYILKPEELTGSSKKRIPEIYVEDCLQVDFNDRLIEKFRDRYTSPYMLDPLTRRRSRSWQDRAGRTAKSRHHLFSRGLHDVTDDHGIIRNLDVSLRPRRSFLYTKARSFDYDVLHDHYADRFGIGVRAGTLSRRAKSFEYDTISSNIFSDDSLRTARRKLKKNMAINDAGYGDKIPALGDQSKSYFDSNGDDKVPKILLDREKNYDYMIKQDHKPFYGYDSEFSCGETEIYMPRFDKRNIDTLDLASKGYHSYELSEENSFSSDDQVGLRNVLGREDPTKRKYRDSTFQEHDSLFARDISEKRTKNLDSDICEATNEHIYCSIDEALSAEAYARDRGAVSDLEQYDNQRIAGRSRRRTKSSDSYLENGYDDGYDWNVEYDEGFVDRGRMDDYDERVYDYEDRNVPRADARMYEDYYDRRESAGRSGRRKKRSSQYVESEYISDGYRDYRSAEEYDYQTHSGPECGRADVYLDNTIPRRRRRRSSRRGSRDVGTAVYENLPPYRDTLTSVRNTLTVPTFSESKRLMLHRAESTPILRSDEELSSSDRAERAKRLSRRKRNSSCPEARELRYYDPTRRKDEERSTNFILDSDEDFGSMETVVCADCFRQKNAAMVSEGSSRPVYYGTEQIREGYAEPRYEYEDAQARDYPEPCELVRSGSLRSSQAYRGRRKSSCPECRELAMSSELGRSGSFSRKSDERRPSLESKYRYRRRNSSCPEARDLELLEKRQQQQRQQQAQQHPSQQQQQGSKRNVAISDTLEYYEYSMESESQCSENCGFGPCDPRRPRNRAPHPGNANSSLFDSQTATSDTAKNYHPRAVDHHETSRNTKTSPRGYADETAVATTSPTSSTRRRSRKKTAAVDEPRDDDARDRRSSSMPESSEYTGQSSSYEKTSRSQPDDNEHDDHKRGQFTRSLSNTDAPQDDKVDGSLSDTAIGLNVEDSARRGRKSSPGSKSGSGSSSGGGSAVQYQSGLGKKSSSTSQLSATECGIGGIFVGSGVAEARAGLSSRKRNSTPSSIQRSEEIVPYQRFEPGRQSGSLASDTAGSLNSISSSEGSSWSPSLRMTGETGQLRDFIEDLGPGQVVGRQALGARCLGEIQLSLTQKKGYLEVEVIRAKDLKPKQGTKAIPAPYVKVYLVNGKKCIAKAKTAAAGRKTLEPFYQQSLAFRENCRGCILQVTVWGDYGRFEGRKVFMGIAQIVLDELNLNELVFGWYKLFGNISLVSGPPSVALSRRSSATSLESFKI